Part of the Archangium lipolyticum genome, ACGGCTTGGACTGCTCCAGCGTGGTGCGCATGTCGAGAACCGCGGCGTCCTCGATATAGGACTCGAGCGCCTCACAGCTCTGGAAGGACTCCAGCCTCGCCTTCATCTGTACCGGTTGGTTCCCGGGGATGTCCCCCTTGTCGCCGCACCCCACGAGTCCCAACAACGCGAGTCCCAGCCAGCCTCGGTTCTTCCCATGCATATGTCGCCACTCCTCGGATCGTCTTCCGGCCGCGGGGACCACTGCCACCCGTGTGCCAGGGGCTGGACGGGTGACCGGGCACTCGGGATTCCAAGGAGTTGCGAGCACGTGACGCGGCGCGGGGTCTCGGAAAATCGAGGCCCCGTGGAGGAGGGCAGCCGGAAAACCATCACTCCCTCGGACCCTGGGGCCGATTGGCGGGCGAGCCCGCCCACTTAGGTTCTGCCTCTGGACTGACAAGAACCCTTTTGGAGGCGGAAATGTCGATGAGACCCAGCCCCACCCGGGTGCGAGTGTTCGCGCTCTGGCTCGTCGCCTGTGCTGCGGCGCTAGCATTTCCCGCGAAGGCGCAGACGCCCGCGGAGGTGGGGCAGTGGTCGGGCATCATGTCCTGGCCCATCTCCGCCACCCACGTCCACCTGCTCCCCACCGGCAAGGTGATGTTCATCGGCGAGTTCGAAGAGGGAGATACACCCCCGCGGCTCTGGGATCCCGCCACCAACGGCATCAGCTCGCTGCCGTGGCCGGGCTACAACAGCTTCTGCGCCGGCCACTCCTACCTCGCCGACGGCCGGCTGCTCGTGACGGGCGGGCACGTGGAGAGCCACGTGGGCCTGGAGGACGCGAGCCTCTTCGATCCCTTCACCTCACAGTGGACGCGCCTGCCGGACATGAACGACGGACGCTGGTACCCCACCAACATCACGCTCGCCAACGGAGACGTGGTGGTGATTTCCGGCGAGACCGTGGGCAGCGGCATCATGAACGAGCTGCCCCAGCGCTACCTGTCCGCTACCGGAACCTGGCGGGACCTGACCACCGCGCGGCTCAAGCTGCCGTACTACCCGCGGATGTTCCTCGCGCCCGATGGCAGGCTCTTCCTGGCCGGCCCATCGCGAACCTGCCGCTACCTGAACCCGAGCGGCACGGGCACCTGGAGCGCCGCCCCCTCGAGGCTCTTCGGCGCCCGGAGCTACGGGCCCGCGGTCATCCTCGATGGCAAGGTGGTCATCATCGGCGGGGGAGATCCGCCCACCGCCACCGTCGAGCAGATCGACCTCACCACGCCCTCCCCCGTCTGGCGGTACATGGCATCCATGAGCATCCCCCGGCGCCAGCACAACGCGACGCTCCTGCCCGACGGCACGGTGCTCGTCATGGGCGGCAGCGCGGGCAGCGGCTTCGACAACAAGAGCACGCCCGTCTACGCGGCCGAGGTGTGGAACCCCGCCACCAACGTCTGGACGAAGCTCGCCAGCAACCGCGTCTATCGTGGCTACCACTCCACCTCGCTGCTGCTGCCGGACGGACGCGTGCTGAGCGCGGGTGGACGCAACGTGAGGAACGCCGAGGTCTTCTCTCCCCCCTACCTCTTCAAGGGCGCTCGCCCCACGGTGGGCTCGGCACCCGACGTGGTGACGCCCGGGACGACCTTCACCCTCTCGACTCCGGACGCGGGCCGGGTGACGAAGGTGACGTTGATCGCCCTCGGCTCGGTGACGCATGCCTTCGACCAGAACCAGCGGCTCGTCACCCTGGGCTTCACGCGTGGCGCCGGCAGCCTCACCGTCAGTGCCCCAGCGAACAACAACGTGGCCCCGCCGGGCTACTACCAGCTCTTCCTGGTGAACGACGCGGGAGTCCCCTCCGTCGGCCGCATGGTGCGCATCGCCAGGACACCGTGAGCCGGGCCAGCGGCCTTCCTCAGCGTCCCGACAAGAGCTGGGTGAGCTGACGCGCCACCTGGGCGCACTGCTCGGCGTCTCCGGCCTCCAGGGCCGCACGGCCCGAATCCAGCAACGACTGCACGTGGGTGACTGCGGCCTCCGCCTGCTCGCCGGGGTTCTCCTTCGCGCTCTGCTGCAGCAGCTTCGCCAGCTTGTCCCCGCGCTCCAGCAGCTTGCGGAACTTGTCCTCGGACTTGTTCGCGTCCTCCCTCGCCTGCTTCTGCGCGTAGGCGGCCTGCTCCTTCACGAGTCGCTCGGCCTCCTGGCCCGGCAGGTGGGGGCGCGCCTCCAAGCGCACCGCCTCGGACAGGCCCGTCTTCAAATCCGCGGCCCGCACCGAGAGGATGCCCTCGTTGGACAGCTCGAACGTCACCTCCAGCGGCGTGTCCGTGCGCGAGGTCCCCTGCAGGTTGCGCAGCACCACCTCGCCCAGCTTGCGGTTCTCGTCCTGCAAATCACTCTCGCCCTGGTAGATGGAGATGCGCGCCTCCGTCTGCCCATGGGTGCCGGGATAGAAGAGCTCCTTGGCCACCACCGGCACCGAGCTGTTCTTGTTGATGAGGCGCCGCACCCGCCCGCCCAGCACGCCCACGCTCAGCGAGTTGCCCACCACGTCCAGCAGCAGCGCCGCGCCCGACTGGCGCGCCAGCTCGTCCGCGTGGATGGCCGCCCCCAGCGCCACCGCCTCGTCCGGGTTCACGTCCGTGGACGGCGCCTTGCCGAAGAAGTCCGCCACCAGCCGGCGAATCAATGGCACGCGCGTCATGCCGCCCACCAGCAGCACCGTGTCCACCGAGCGCGGATCCATCCGCGCTTCCTTCATCACCGACGCGCACACGTCCAGGCAGCGCTTGGACAGCGGCGCGATGAGCTGCTCGAAGAAGTCGCGCGTGAGCGCCGTCTCCAGGCCCGTCAGCTTCCACCCACCCTGCGAGTGGTCCCCCAGGCCCGCCAGGGAGATGAGTGTCTCCTCGTAGTCCGTCAGCTCGCGCTTGGCCTGCTCCGCGGCCACCTTCAGCTTGCGCATGGACACCGCGTCGCGGTGCACCAGCTCGCGGTGGCTGTCCTCCACCTGCGCCAGCAGCCACTCCACGATCTTGAGGTCGAAGTCCTCGCCGCCCAGCGCCGGGTCTCCCCCGGTGGCCTTCACCTCATAGACGCCGTCCGTTATCTCCAGCACGGTGACATCGAACGTGCCACCGCCCAGGTCGAACACGAGCGCGTGGCCCTGGAAGCCGCGCGACAGCCCGTAGGCGAGCGCCGCGGCGGTGGGCTCGTTGATGAGGCGGATGGCGTCCAGCCCGGCGATGGTGGCCGCCTCGCGCGTGGCCTGGCGCTGGCCGTCGTCGAAGTTGGCCGGGACGGTGATGACGCACTTGTTCACCGCCCGTCCGAAGTGCGCCTCGGCGTCCAGCTTCAGCTCCCCCAGAATCATGGCCGACACCTGGGTGACCGGCACGGTGCGCCCGGCCATCTTCACGCGCACGTCCCCGGTGTTGCCGCCCACCAGCTGGTAGGGCACCACCGCCTTCGCCGCCTGCAACAGCTCCGGGGTGAAGCGCCGGCCGATGAACCGTTTGGTGGCCCACACCACGCACTCGGGATGCTCCTCGGCCAGCGCCTGCGCCTTGGCGCCCACCACGCGCTCGGCCGTCTTGGGCGTGAGTCCCACGACGGATGGCGTCAGCCGCCCTCCCGCCCGCGAGGGGATGACCCGGGGCCGGCCCTCCTCCACGGAGGCCACGGCGCTGTTGGTGGTGCCCAGATCGATGCCGATGACGGGTTCGCGCATGGGAGGAGGAGCCGGTGGCCGGGGCCCGGGGCTGGGGCCGGTGTTGGCATGATACGCTGGAGATGCACGGTTCCGGAGGCCCCTTATCCCCCACCCGGTGGGTACAGGCACAGGGGAACTTATTGGAGCCTCCGGACGGGGCAGGCGCCCCGGCGTTGCCCGGGGCCCGGGGGCGTGCTAAGGGCGGCCGCGCCATGGTGAACGTGTCAATCGCCCGCCGTTACGCCCGCGCGCTCCTCGACGTCGCGACCGAGGCTGCCCGCTCCGATGCCGTCTCCGAGCAGCTCTCGACCTTCTCCGGTGCGCTCGCGCAGAACCGCGAGCTGGCGGACGTGCTCTTCAACCCGGCCTACTCCCGCGAGCAGCGCGCCCGCGTGGTGGAGGCGCTCCTCAAGGCGCTGGGCCCCGTGGAGCCCGTGCTGGCCAACACCCTGCGCCTGCTGGTGGATCGCAACCGGCTCATCTACCTGCCGGACATCGCCCGCCTCTACCGCGACATGGCCGATGCCCAGGCCGGACGCGTGCGCGGCCACGTGACCAGCGCCGTCCCCCTCTCCCCGGAGACCCTCCAGAGCCTCTCCGGCACCCTCAAGACGCTCACCCAGCGCAACGTGGTGCTCGAGGCCAAGGTGGACCCCAAGGTCCTCGGCGGCGTCGCCGCCCAGGTGGGCAGCACCCTGTATGACGGCACGCTGCGCACCCAGCTCGAGCAGATGCGCCGCGAGCTCAAGCAGCGCTAGCCCGCCCGCCAGCACCTCCAGCCGGCCGGACAGGTGTTGTCCGGTCCCCCGCACTTCCCGGCAAGCCCGGTATTCCCAGTTGGCCATGGAAAGGTTATGGTGACGGCGCGGGTCATCCCGCGTCTCCCTCCCTTCCATGGCGCAGCCCGTTCTCAACCGCTCTCATGTCAGCACCCCGGCCCACTCGTTGCCCGAGGAGCTGCTGCCGTGCTTCGGAGCGCTGCTACAGGCACCGGGGTTGGGACTGGCCTTCCTGGACCGGGAGCTGCGCTTCCGTTTCGTCAGCACGGCCCTCATCACGCTCAGTGGAGTGCCCAACGCCCTGTACGAGGGGCGCACCACCGCGGAAGTCTGGCCGGGACTGGCCAAGGAGCTGGCACCGCTGCTCAAGAAGGCCCTGGCGGGTGACACGCAGGTGGGGGTGCGGGTGTCCGGCACGCTGGGCCCGCAGTCCTCGGGGAACCTCCGCCACCTGCGGCTCGCGTTGCTGCCCGCAATCTCGGGCGGCCTGTGCACCGGCGTGGGGGTGATGCTGGAGGACGACACGGCGCACGTGGAGGCGGAACAGGCGCTGCGCCAGAGCGAGGAGCGGCTGCGCGGCCTCGTCGACGTCTCCTGTGACGGCTACTTCCTGCATGACGGGGGCATCATCCTCGAGGCGAGCCGCTCGCTGGCCAACCTGTTCGGCACCACGCCGGAGGAGATGATGGGCCAGTCCATGACGCGTTGGGTGGCCCCCGAGTCCCGCGAGGCGGTGCAGAGCGCGCTCTCCCGGAACGTGCAGTCTCCCTACGAGCTGACGGGCCTGCGCACCGACGGCAAGCGCCTCTTCCTGGAGGTGCTGGGCCGTGAGGTGGAGCACGCCCACCGCACCGTGCGGATGACCGCCGTGTGGGACATCAGCGCACGTAAGGCCGCCGAGGAGGCCGCCGCCCGAGCCGACACCTTCCGCGAGCAGCTCCTGGGCGTGGTGGGGCATGATCTGCGCTCGCCCCTGTACGCCATTCAACTCAGCGTGGGGGCGCTCCAGCGCGCTGGCGGGTTGAACGAGACGCAGGAGCGGCAGGTGACGTACGTGGCCACCGCCACCCGGCGCATGGAGCGGATGATCCACGAGTTGCTGGACTTCACGCGCGCGCGGCTGGCCGGGGGCCTGCCCGTGCGCCCCACCCCCCTGTCCCTGGACAAGCTGCTCGCGCGGGCCGTGGAGGACTTCCAGGCCTCGCACCCCACCCGGCTGATCTCCCCGAAGGTGGAGGGGGATGTCCGGGGGAGCTGGGACGAGTCCCGGCTCGGCCAGCTGCTGGACAACCTGGTGGGCAACGCCCTGCAGCACAGTCCCGAGGACACCCCAATCGAGGTGAGGCTGTCGGGAGCACCGGACGGCGTCAACCTCTGGGTGCGCAACGAGGGCCCGCCAGTTCCCCTGGAGGAGCGGGCTTCGATCTTCGAGCCCTTCAAGCGCGGCAAGCGCGCCAGTGGCGACGGGCTCGGCCTGGGCTTATACATCGCCCGGCAGATCGTGGTGGCCCATGGGGGCCGCATCTCGATCGAGTCCGGAGTGGGTATGGGGACGCGCTTCATGGTGTGGCTCCCCCGGCACGCGCCCGGCGCTTGAGCCCGAGGCAATCCTCCCGCCCCCAGTGGCTCTTACAGAGTCGATGACAAGGTATGCCCGAGGGACCCCTTGCGCGTTGCGGTAGGGGGGTACGCGTGGTAAGGGGGCCCCGGCCATTTTCAGGTTTCTCTGGCGGCAGTCCCACCGGCCGCCCCTGTGCAAGGACGCAAGATGGAAATCCGCGCCGACGAGATCAGCAGAATCATCCGGGAGCAGATCAAGGACTACGGCAAGAAGGTCACCGTCGCCGAGACCGGTACCGTGCTCTCCGTGGGCGACGGTATCGCCCGCATCTACGGGCTCGAGGGCGTGCTGGCCGGCGAGCTGGTGGAGTTCTCCAACGGGGTGAAGGGCCTGGTGCTCAACCTCGAGGAGGACAACGTGGGCGTCGCCATCATGGGCGACTTCAAGGACATCCGCGAGGGTGACCTGGTCAAGCGCACCGGGCAGATCGCCTCGGTTCCGGTGGGCAAGGGCCTGCTGGGCCGCGTGGTGAGCGCGCTGGGCGAGCCGCTGGATGGCAAGGGCCCCGTGGTGGGCGCCGAGCAGCGCAAGCTGGAGGTGAAGGCCCCCGGCATCGTGAAGCGCAAGAGCGTGCACGAGCCGCTGCAGACGGGCATCAAGGCCCTGGACGCGCTGGTTCCGATCGGCCGCGGTCAGCGCGAGCTGATCATCGGAGACCGCCAGACGGGCAAGACGGCCGTCGCGGTGGACGCGATCATCAACCAGAAGGGCCTCAACGTTTACTGCATCTACGTGGCCATCGGTCAGAAGCAGTCCACGGTGGCCCAGGTGGTGGAGAAGCTGACCCGCCAGGGCGCCATGGAGTACACGACGGTGGTGGCGGCGAACGCGTCGGACCCCGCGCCGATGCAGTTCTTCGCGCCGTACGCCGGCGTCGCGATGGGCGAGTACTTCCGCGACAACAAGATGCACGCGCTCATCATCTACGACGACCTGTCCAAGCAGGCCGTGGCCTACCGCCAGCTGTCGCTGCTGCTGCGCCGGCCCCCCGGGCGCGAGGCCTACCCGGGCGACGTGTTCTTCATCCACAGCCGCCTGCTGGAGCGCGCCGCCAAGCTGTCCGACGAGGAGGGCGCTGGCTCCCTCACGGCGCTGCCCATCATCGAGACGCAGGCCGGTGACGTGTCGGCCTACATCCCGACGAACGTCATCTCCATCACCGACGGGCAGATCTTCCTCGAGACGGACCTGTTCTTCTCGGGCGTGCGTCCGGCCATCAACGTCGGTCTCTCCGTGTCCCGCGTGGGTTCGGCGGCGCAGATCAAGGCCATGAAGCAGGTGGCCGGTACGCTGAAGCTGGACCTGGCGCAGTACCGCGAGCTGGCGGCGTTCGCGCAGTTCGGCTCGGACCTCGACAAGGCGACCCAGGAGACGCTGGCGCGCGGCGCCCGTCTGGTGGAGGTGCTGAAGCAGGGCCAGTACGAGCCGATGCCGGTCGAGAAGCAGGTCATGCAGCTGTACGCGGCGACCAACCGTGACGACGCGAACAAGCGCGGGTGGATCCGCCAGGTGCCGGTGAGCGACGTGGTGCGGTGGATGCGCGAGTTCATCGAGTTCGCGGACGGCCGCTACCCGCAGGTCGCCAAGGACATCGCGACGAAGCGCGAGCTGACGAACGAGATCAAGGCGGCGCTGAACAAGGCGCTGGCCGAGTTCAACGAGGTGTTCCAGCCGACGCAGGGCGCGAAGGTCTGATCAGCGCCAGCGAGAGCTGAAGCCTCACCCGAGCCCCGTGTTCCCAAGAGGAACGCGGGGCTTCGTGTTTCCGCCCGTGTATGCCCCCTCTCCCCCTGGGAGAGGGCTGGGGTGAGGGTCATCCCCACCTACGAGACGACCCGTCCGGCCACCCTGAGAGCCTTGTCCAGATAACCGGCGAGCTCGCCCAACCGGCCCACCACCTGGACCACGGCGTTCATGTCATCCGCGGCCTGGGAGAGGGCGGCATTGGTCTCGTGCATGGCGGAGGTGGCCTGCTTGAGCTCGACGGAGTCGGAGGAGAACCGGGCTCCGAGCAGATGCATCATCTGTTCGCGCAGCTTCTTGCCGTGGGCGAGGTACTCGGCGCGGGCCTCCTGGGGCAGGCTGCCATCCATCGACAGGTCGAAGCTGCGCTCGATGATGCGGGCCAACGTCTGCGTGTCGAAGATCATGGCTCACTCCGTCTTGGGAGGGTGGATGCGCTGCACGGCGGCGGCGGCGGTCTCCACGCGGCCCTGGAAGGCGCGCATGGCGGCGGAGAGCTCCTCGAAGGACTCCAGCTGGCGGTCGGTGAGGGCGAAGCGGCGGAGGGCCTCGTGGGCGTCGCGCAGGGCGCGGGCCATCTCCACGGGGTTGGCCACGACGAGGGCCTCATAGTCCTCGGCGGCCTGGCGGATGTCGGCGAGCACGGCGCGGCGCTCGGCGAGCGAGAGCTTCTCGCGGTGGGTGTTGTAGAACATGACCCGGGAGGCCAGGGCCTGCCTGGCGCCCGTGAGCCGCTGGGGCCCGAGCACGCCGATCATGTCCGCCTCCAGCAGGTCGATGATGGCGTTCACCCGGGGAGTGCCCTCCTCGATGCCCTTCTGAAGGGCGGCGCCCTGCTTGTTCTCCAGGTAGAGCGAGGTCACCACGCCCACCAGGGTCGTCAACGGCTCCACGTAGCGGCTGGCGGTGGTGTCGCCCTTGCCGGCCAGCGTCTGCATCTGCTCGCCGAGCGAGCCGAGCTGGGTGCCCAGGACCTTCGCGCCCTCGGGAAACCGACCCGGCTCCTCGGAGCCGGCGAGCGTGGCCAGCCGCCCGGCGTAGACGCCCAGCAGCGCGATGGCGTCCATGCGCGCCTGGATGGACTCGGGCGAGAACACCTTGCCCAGCAGCGGCGTGGGGCCGGCCGCGTCGGTGGCGAGCACCTCCAGGGACGAATCGTACAGACGGTCGTCGAGGTAGAGGTCCCTCTCGAAGCGGTTCATCTGCGCGTAGTACTGGCCCAGGGCGGCGCTGGCCTGGGAGGAGCCCTGCTGGAAGCGGGCGATGGGCTCCCGGAAGCTGCCGGGCGTCTTGCACCCTGGCAGCAGCGCCAGCACGAGCGCCAGAGCTGCGCCCGGAACGACTCGCGTCCACGTCATCGGCTCCCCCTGCGGCTGTGAGACGTACGTCCTCCCCCAGCCTACCGCTTCGGGCAGACAGCCGAGCACATCGGCCCCGGGTGCTCACCGCTAGCCAACAGGACGCGAGACGTGGCCGGGTCCGATTTCCAACGCTCTCCCGGCCACCACCACGACCGCTCAGCCGCGCAGGCGGGGGAGGATGGCGCGCAGGCTCGTGTCCATGCCGCCCCGGGCCCCGAGCGCCGTGATGGCCCGGCGCTCGTACTCGAGCACATTGGCGCGGGCCACCAGCTGCACGCTGGCGCCGAGCGCCGCGGGCAGCGCCAGGTCCAGCTCGAAGATGTCCCCGGCCACCAGCGTCGTCTCCGGCGAGGTGTCCGTCTCGCTCCAGATGCGGCGCAGTGCCTCGTAGTAGCGGCCCCGGCGCAGGTAGATGGGACGCACCAGCGCGCCCTCCACCCGCATCGTGTCGGGCACGGCATCGAAGACGGCGTCGGACGTGGCGGGAGACTCGATGAGGAACTTGCGCGCGTCACCGGACACGCGCAGACGCTCGCGGCCACGCGGGGCCAGCTTCGTCAGCTTGGCCTCCACCGCGTCCGTGTGCGCGTTGGTGACGACGTGCACGGGCAGCCCGGTGTCCAGCAGCGCCTCCAGCACCTCCTTGGCCTCGGGCTTGAAGGCCATGGCCGTGCGCGCGTAGGCCTCGCGGTAGAGGTCGTCCAGCAGCTTCGCGCGCTCGGCCTTGTCGGGCAGCACCCCCAGCTTGTCGCACAGCCGGCGCGCCACGAAGTTGGACAGCAGGTACGGGTCCGCCACGGCCGGCGCCACGATGCGGCCGCCCACATCCCAGCCGTGCTCCTCGGAGCTGCTCACCACCTCCGCCTCCACCCCGGCCCAGCCCGCCTCCATCACATCGCGGC contains:
- a CDS encoding galactose oxidase-like domain-containing protein, with protein sequence MSMRPSPTRVRVFALWLVACAAALAFPAKAQTPAEVGQWSGIMSWPISATHVHLLPTGKVMFIGEFEEGDTPPRLWDPATNGISSLPWPGYNSFCAGHSYLADGRLLVTGGHVESHVGLEDASLFDPFTSQWTRLPDMNDGRWYPTNITLANGDVVVISGETVGSGIMNELPQRYLSATGTWRDLTTARLKLPYYPRMFLAPDGRLFLAGPSRTCRYLNPSGTGTWSAAPSRLFGARSYGPAVILDGKVVIIGGGDPPTATVEQIDLTTPSPVWRYMASMSIPRRQHNATLLPDGTVLVMGGSAGSGFDNKSTPVYAAEVWNPATNVWTKLASNRVYRGYHSTSLLLPDGRVLSAGGRNVRNAEVFSPPYLFKGARPTVGSAPDVVTPGTTFTLSTPDAGRVTKVTLIALGSVTHAFDQNQRLVTLGFTRGAGSLTVSAPANNNVAPPGYYQLFLVNDAGVPSVGRMVRIARTP
- a CDS encoding Hsp70 family protein; this translates as MREPVIGIDLGTTNSAVASVEEGRPRVIPSRAGGRLTPSVVGLTPKTAERVVGAKAQALAEEHPECVVWATKRFIGRRFTPELLQAAKAVVPYQLVGGNTGDVRVKMAGRTVPVTQVSAMILGELKLDAEAHFGRAVNKCVITVPANFDDGQRQATREAATIAGLDAIRLINEPTAAALAYGLSRGFQGHALVFDLGGGTFDVTVLEITDGVYEVKATGGDPALGGEDFDLKIVEWLLAQVEDSHRELVHRDAVSMRKLKVAAEQAKRELTDYEETLISLAGLGDHSQGGWKLTGLETALTRDFFEQLIAPLSKRCLDVCASVMKEARMDPRSVDTVLLVGGMTRVPLIRRLVADFFGKAPSTDVNPDEAVALGAAIHADELARQSGAALLLDVVGNSLSVGVLGGRVRRLINKNSSVPVVAKELFYPGTHGQTEARISIYQGESDLQDENRKLGEVVLRNLQGTSRTDTPLEVTFELSNEGILSVRAADLKTGLSEAVRLEARPHLPGQEAERLVKEQAAYAQKQAREDANKSEDKFRKLLERGDKLAKLLQQSAKENPGEQAEAAVTHVQSLLDSGRAALEAGDAEQCAQVARQLTQLLSGR
- the atpH gene encoding ATP synthase F1 subunit delta; protein product: MVNVSIARRYARALLDVATEAARSDAVSEQLSTFSGALAQNRELADVLFNPAYSREQRARVVEALLKALGPVEPVLANTLRLLVDRNRLIYLPDIARLYRDMADAQAGRVRGHVTSAVPLSPETLQSLSGTLKTLTQRNVVLEAKVDPKVLGGVAAQVGSTLYDGTLRTQLEQMRRELKQR
- a CDS encoding sensor histidine kinase, producing MAQPVLNRSHVSTPAHSLPEELLPCFGALLQAPGLGLAFLDRELRFRFVSTALITLSGVPNALYEGRTTAEVWPGLAKELAPLLKKALAGDTQVGVRVSGTLGPQSSGNLRHLRLALLPAISGGLCTGVGVMLEDDTAHVEAEQALRQSEERLRGLVDVSCDGYFLHDGGIILEASRSLANLFGTTPEEMMGQSMTRWVAPESREAVQSALSRNVQSPYELTGLRTDGKRLFLEVLGREVEHAHRTVRMTAVWDISARKAAEEAAARADTFREQLLGVVGHDLRSPLYAIQLSVGALQRAGGLNETQERQVTYVATATRRMERMIHELLDFTRARLAGGLPVRPTPLSLDKLLARAVEDFQASHPTRLISPKVEGDVRGSWDESRLGQLLDNLVGNALQHSPEDTPIEVRLSGAPDGVNLWVRNEGPPVPLEERASIFEPFKRGKRASGDGLGLGLYIARQIVVAHGGRISIESGVGMGTRFMVWLPRHAPGA
- the atpA gene encoding F0F1 ATP synthase subunit alpha; this encodes MEIRADEISRIIREQIKDYGKKVTVAETGTVLSVGDGIARIYGLEGVLAGELVEFSNGVKGLVLNLEEDNVGVAIMGDFKDIREGDLVKRTGQIASVPVGKGLLGRVVSALGEPLDGKGPVVGAEQRKLEVKAPGIVKRKSVHEPLQTGIKALDALVPIGRGQRELIIGDRQTGKTAVAVDAIINQKGLNVYCIYVAIGQKQSTVAQVVEKLTRQGAMEYTTVVAANASDPAPMQFFAPYAGVAMGEYFRDNKMHALIIYDDLSKQAVAYRQLSLLLRRPPGREAYPGDVFFIHSRLLERAAKLSDEEGAGSLTALPIIETQAGDVSAYIPTNVISITDGQIFLETDLFFSGVRPAINVGLSVSRVGSAAQIKAMKQVAGTLKLDLAQYRELAAFAQFGSDLDKATQETLARGARLVEVLKQGQYEPMPVEKQVMQLYAATNRDDANKRGWIRQVPVSDVVRWMREFIEFADGRYPQVAKDIATKRELTNEIKAALNKALAEFNEVFQPTQGAKV
- a CDS encoding HAD family hydrolase, translated to MAIRCVVLDFDGTFTDVVAEGAPFVEHFRRRLSEVLGRDVMEAGWAGVEAEVVSSSEEHGWDVGGRIVAPAVADPYLLSNFVARRLCDKLGVLPDKAERAKLLDDLYREAYARTAMAFKPEAKEVLEALLDTGLPVHVVTNAHTDAVEAKLTKLAPRGRERLRVSGDARKFLIESPATSDAVFDAVPDTMRVEGALVRPIYLRRGRYYEALRRIWSETDTSPETTLVAGDIFELDLALPAALGASVQLVARANVLEYERRAITALGARGGMDTSLRAILPRLRG